In a single window of the Anaerocolumna cellulosilytica genome:
- a CDS encoding alpha/beta hydrolase fold domain-containing protein — translation MRRSISSIAVEKIISHIPGKRMTSNKLTYKKSVQAIYKRGEEPYKLTYKSFSVDIKKETYHGVEYIILNPKKNSNKLYKSKIMYFHGGAFLHQPRILHWRFLNKIAKDTAVQIWVPVYPKIPFHNAKVAYKALMRLYVLFAKTVKEEKIIFMGDSSGGGLVLGMAQQIKNRNVKQPAELIMISPWLDVTMSSPYVQDIETRDSMLTSNGLRICGEYWAGHKSKKDPMVSPLYGDIRGLGRMTVFTGTHDILYVDSYRLYKKAKQQNIAIDYIKKKYMGHIYPLWPIPEAREAIKRIERIIEND, via the coding sequence ATGAGAAGAAGCATCAGCAGTATTGCTGTTGAAAAGATTATATCACATATACCGGGAAAACGCATGACCAGCAATAAACTAACTTATAAAAAGTCAGTACAGGCCATCTATAAGAGAGGGGAAGAACCATATAAGCTTACCTATAAAAGTTTTTCAGTTGACATTAAAAAAGAAACATATCATGGAGTAGAATACATTATTTTAAATCCTAAAAAAAATAGTAACAAACTATATAAGAGTAAAATCATGTATTTTCATGGAGGAGCATTTCTTCATCAGCCTCGAATCCTTCATTGGAGATTTTTAAATAAAATAGCCAAGGATACGGCTGTCCAGATATGGGTGCCTGTATATCCGAAGATTCCCTTTCATAATGCAAAAGTAGCCTATAAGGCGTTAATGAGATTATATGTATTATTTGCAAAAACAGTGAAGGAAGAAAAAATTATCTTCATGGGTGATTCGTCAGGGGGTGGCTTAGTACTTGGTATGGCACAGCAGATAAAGAACAGGAATGTAAAGCAGCCGGCTGAACTTATTATGATATCACCTTGGTTGGATGTAACTATGTCATCTCCTTATGTGCAGGATATCGAAACGAGGGACAGCATGCTAACTTCTAACGGACTGCGTATCTGCGGTGAATACTGGGCAGGACATAAATCCAAAAAAGATCCAATGGTAAGTCCCTTGTACGGTGATATTAGGGGTCTTGGGAGAATGACAGTTTTTACCGGTACACATGACATCCTATATGTAGATTCTTATCGGCTATATAAAAAAGCGAAGCAGCAGAATATTGCAATTGACTACATTAAAAAGAAATATATGGGTCATATCTATCCACTCTGGCCAATTCCCGAAGCAAGAGAAGCAATAAAACGAATCGAGAGAATTATAGAGAATGATTAA
- a CDS encoding helix-turn-helix domain-containing protein, translating to MPKKMYKENNYAITIDKVQNIIDYLEEQLLELLTPDTIAKQFYMSVSTLNNLFRIVCNMTIMEYVRNRRLSLAGLELKGSDIHIIDLALKYGYETPEAFTKAFTRFHGFPPSFVRRAYPNIKVFHSLQINIQIQGGWYNIETENIMSKLTDLNSSEQEENLLTCYNEIYKVKGGLTMENVRCQYCIHVEDMQQKEDWYILLSLADKLNQSKIKFKVDGKTMIFAHGLEFKLEKICLTFKWNEEQIIQDFFGYNKKAIECFKGFKYFDVIFEGMKVRCMFYGDCPGDDTDDFLYRNTEPVEVDGKILPVQKLEFYYANTEPKDQYYKMVEQWLKR from the coding sequence ATGCCAAAGAAAATGTATAAAGAGAATAATTATGCGATTACAATTGATAAGGTACAGAACATTATAGACTATTTAGAAGAGCAGCTGCTGGAATTATTAACACCGGATACTATTGCAAAACAATTTTATATGAGTGTTTCTACTCTTAATAACTTATTTAGAATTGTTTGTAATATGACTATAATGGAGTATGTGCGAAACAGGCGGCTTTCACTTGCAGGATTGGAACTAAAAGGTTCTGATATACATATTATTGACTTGGCACTCAAGTATGGTTATGAAACACCAGAGGCATTTACTAAAGCATTTACACGATTTCATGGTTTCCCGCCAAGCTTTGTCAGAAGAGCCTATCCCAATATCAAAGTATTCCACTCGTTACAGATAAACATACAAATACAGGGTGGGTGGTATAACATAGAAACTGAAAATATAATGTCCAAACTGACAGATCTGAACTCTTCAGAACAGGAAGAAAACCTTCTTACTTGTTATAATGAAATTTACAAAGTAAAAGGAGGATTAACTATGGAGAATGTAAGGTGTCAATATTGTATTCATGTAGAGGATATGCAGCAGAAAGAGGATTGGTATATTCTATTATCACTGGCGGATAAACTCAATCAAAGCAAAATTAAGTTTAAAGTGGATGGTAAAACAATGATATTCGCTCATGGGTTAGAATTTAAACTTGAGAAAATATGCTTAACCTTTAAGTGGAACGAGGAGCAAATAATACAGGATTTTTTTGGATACAACAAAAAGGCAATAGAATGTTTTAAAGGATTTAAATACTTTGATGTAATATTTGAAGGAATGAAAGTCCGGTGTATGTTTTATGGTGATTGTCCAGGGGATGACACAGATGATTTTCTATATCGTAATACGGAACCTGTAGAGGTAGACGGAAAAATTCTTCCGGTGCAAAAATTAGAATTTTACTATGCCAATACCGAACCCAAGGATCAATACTATAAGATGGTGGAACAATGGCTTAAACGCTAA
- a CDS encoding helix-turn-helix transcriptional regulator, with amino-acid sequence MLLTNLKEYRAIRNMKQDELAELVGVRRETIVRLEKGQYNPSLKLAMDLAKVFEVSVEELFSFTKEISDNRK; translated from the coding sequence ATGCTGTTAACGAATTTAAAAGAATACAGAGCAATAAGGAATATGAAACAAGATGAATTGGCTGAATTAGTAGGTGTTAGGAGAGAAACCATTGTTCGTTTAGAAAAGGGGCAATATAATCCTTCATTAAAACTAGCTATGGATTTGGCAAAGGTATTTGAAGTAAGTGTGGAGGAGTTATTTTCATTTACAAAAGAAATAAGTGATAATAGAAAGTAG
- a CDS encoding AraC family transcriptional regulator has product MDWNIRLNRALDYIEDNLSNVIDFDHAAKLAFCSRNDLSNMFFIITGVQLSEYIRRRRLSLAALDLQNSDEKIIDIALKYGYASPTAFNRAFQNQHKVSPQYARSRKIFINSYPRITFQIILNGEFKMKCRIEKKEAFKVVGVKKTFRNDAIENLVPQFWSDLPQETYDKIIKQSNGEPKGLLGLCTDFDGEHTFDYYIAASTKNSKVQGLEQIDIPEATWAIFEAEGALMELVNRIWREWFPSSGYRRADNSIPDVEVYFDYDFPKDNYTYELWYPVVKE; this is encoded by the coding sequence TTGGATTGGAATATACGGTTGAACAGGGCTCTTGATTACATTGAAGATAATTTGAGTAACGTGATTGATTTTGATCATGCCGCTAAACTGGCATTTTGTTCTCGTAATGATTTATCAAATATGTTTTTCATTATTACCGGTGTACAGTTAAGTGAATACATCAGGCGCCGACGTCTTTCGCTTGCTGCACTAGATTTACAAAACAGTGATGAAAAAATTATAGATATAGCTCTGAAATATGGCTATGCATCGCCAACTGCTTTTAATAGAGCTTTTCAAAATCAACATAAGGTATCACCTCAATATGCAAGAAGCCGGAAGATTTTTATAAATTCCTATCCTCGCATCACTTTTCAAATAATACTGAATGGAGAGTTTAAAATGAAGTGTAGAATTGAAAAAAAAGAGGCTTTTAAAGTTGTTGGAGTAAAAAAAACCTTTAGAAATGATGCCATAGAAAATCTAGTGCCTCAATTTTGGAGTGATTTACCCCAAGAAACCTATGATAAAATCATAAAGCAATCAAATGGTGAACCAAAAGGGTTGCTAGGTTTGTGTACCGACTTTGATGGTGAGCATACCTTTGATTACTATATTGCAGCATCGACTAAAAATTCTAAGGTTCAAGGATTAGAACAGATTGATATTCCTGAGGCAACCTGGGCAATTTTTGAAGCAGAAGGTGCACTTATGGAGTTAGTGAATCGTATATGGAGAGAATGGTTTCCGTCTTCCGGATACAGAAGAGCAGATAATTCTATCCCTGATGTTGAGGTTTATTTTGATTATGATTTTCCAAAAGATAACTATACATATGAACTTTGGTATCCGGTTGTAAAGGAATAG
- a CDS encoding helix-turn-helix domain-containing protein, which yields MLDTKKVGIKIAALRKSVLLPQEKLAEMLHVSPQAISKWENGHTLPETTLLPVLSQIFQCTIDEIIMPAYSFDEIIEADKPTILEQQAEYIAKYVMKKMDIENVSKEKNGLGLDNDTIINGVYKAFPNIGYCSVTRGKPVKKDGNAIVSIIISAPQKEVKLLEKIYGRNDKELLVLNFIKEYTMAIPQIYHIDLKEKTVLMDDLSNRYIQGFDFDEMNENGEIIRQNYNAILSATAKLHSIFWENTEAFEKIRLDWRLESKENIFSHISCLEKDYKEYRKNEESGKLPKIWMNLENNTEPGKLDYFQHAIQYLREEYPKLMDERFNSRKNITIIHGDLHPGQTFMSKTNDRTIKFVGLQAVRIGLCTEDLAMLLALHMEPDKKSAIPLLAYYYQCLCEHVMDYSYEDFIKDYKISIAETMFFTIKLINNGIYDFNMRDKAIKAYETFFIEEN from the coding sequence AGCAAATGGGAAAACGGCCACACCTTGCCGGAAACTACCTTGTTACCAGTCCTATCACAAATATTTCAATGTACTATTGATGAAATTATTATGCCGGCTTATTCATTTGATGAGATAATTGAAGCAGATAAACCAACAATTTTGGAGCAACAGGCTGAATATATAGCTAAATATGTCATGAAAAAAATGGACATTGAAAATGTATCAAAGGAAAAAAACGGTCTAGGTCTAGACAATGATACTATTATAAACGGTGTATACAAAGCGTTCCCCAATATAGGATATTGTTCAGTTACTAGGGGTAAACCGGTTAAAAAAGATGGTAATGCAATTGTAAGTATTATAATATCAGCCCCACAAAAAGAAGTGAAATTACTCGAAAAAATTTATGGCAGAAATGATAAAGAATTGCTTGTATTAAATTTTATCAAAGAGTATACCATGGCTATTCCACAAATATATCATATTGATTTAAAAGAAAAGACTGTTCTCATGGACGATTTATCAAATCGCTATATACAAGGTTTTGATTTTGATGAAATGAATGAAAATGGTGAGATTATAAGACAGAACTATAATGCCATCTTATCAGCGACAGCTAAATTGCACTCCATTTTCTGGGAAAACACGGAAGCCTTTGAAAAAATACGACTTGACTGGAGATTAGAATCAAAAGAGAATATTTTTTCTCATATTAGCTGCTTAGAAAAGGATTACAAAGAATACAGAAAAAACGAAGAATCAGGGAAATTACCTAAAATATGGATGAATCTTGAAAATAATACGGAGCCTGGAAAACTCGATTATTTTCAGCACGCTATCCAGTACTTAAGAGAGGAATATCCAAAACTAATGGATGAAAGATTTAATTCTAGAAAAAATATTACAATTATCCATGGTGATCTCCATCCTGGCCAAACATTTATGTCAAAAACAAATGATAGAACAATTAAGTTTGTTGGGCTTCAGGCAGTCAGAATAGGTTTATGCACAGAGGATTTAGCTATGTTATTAGCTCTTCATATGGAACCAGATAAAAAAAGTGCAATACCTTTGCTCGCTTATTACTATCAGTGTCTTTGTGAACATGTAATGGATTATTCGTATGAAGATTTTATTAAGGATTACAAAATTTCTATTGCAGAGACTATGTTCTTTACAATTAAGTTAATAAACAATGGAATTTATGATTTTAATATGAGAGATAAAGCAATAAAGGCTTATGAGACGTTTTTCATAGAAGAAAACTAA